A window of the Trichoderma asperellum chromosome 4, complete sequence genome harbors these coding sequences:
- a CDS encoding uncharacterized protein (EggNog:ENOG41) has translation MRPNSLSLPPDCELYENCICESYDDQQINHPDFHHCSQQDYEDDLGWNQAQHAAVAPGSNTADKMYFDQHEEYYHEHHQGGIYHAPVENGSGSNELLLDPPINSPFNHSYGVAYTSAQHHTHIHDSYDQEMSDSDGGASISHLNGAIGGNFMTESSATYNEHYTDGLADDEGEMEGDDEYDEDDEYDEDEDEDEDDENENDEDEMMDQDESHAPPASVPSLLQYLHPSNQLPLPANMPQEMLDEALNILLQHPLSADELSLDEDEEQMLLDPFPPPHMSNPNPSILGSENYGLVDFLRSWAYGNVPLMSLRLPRPGIRRVLKQANSGVERVHYRDLRANGCDLQGLDWDSMNTARHYAREIRRQTYRNYVNRPGSDIYMESNDTIPSTENFFRFHRMDVRRDISLAHFQLRSVLACPTRTQAFYPSVHGINVMNTATKRTTLAMDLRAFSGMTGPAISTLDAGCGLLMSGTFGGDYFLQSLSSEDRRSYSEGQISTNISGITNHIKIYKPRRSDSPAAAIASNDNRFRLMDLRTEKFTSTFTYPFALNCSAISPDGRLRVVVGDDLNVLITNAETGEVLQQLNGHRDYGFACDWSDNGYTVATGFQDKTVKIWDARRWHNSSGISSPVHTISTEMAGVRNLRFSPTGCGKPILAAAEEADYIHLIDASTFSSKQTIDIFGEIGGVAFTNDGQDFKVLCCDAHRGGLLQFERCSYGVDEPVSGGRQRPLPDDEFSATWNDSQHRRPPPLMDGPSIF, from the exons ATGCGACCCAACTCGCTCTCATTGCCACCGGATTGTGAGCTCTACGAAAACTGTATCTGCGAAAGCTACGACGACCAGCAAATTAATCATCCCGATTTCCACCACTGCTCACAGCAAGATTACGAAGACGATTTGGGCTGGAACCAGGCGCAGCATGCGGCTGTTGCTCCGGGGAGCAACACCGCCGACAAGATGTATTTCGACCAGCACGAAGAGTATTATCACGAGCACCACCAAGGCGGAATATACCACGCACCTGTCGAAAACGGTTCTGGCAGCAACGAACTTTTACTAGACCCTCCTATCAACTCACCCTTTAATCATTCTTACGGAGTCGCATACACATCCGCTCAGCACCATACTCACATACATGACAGCTATGATCAAGAGATGAGCGATAGTGATGGAGGAGCTTCTATCAGCCACTTAAATGGAGCCATCGGCGGCAATTTCATGACTGAGTCCAGCGCAACTTACAACGAACACTATACCGATGGCCTGgcagatgatgaaggagaaATGGAGGGGGACGATGAgtacgatgaagacgatgagtacgatgaagacgaagacgaagacgaagatgacgaaaaCGAAAACGACGAGGATGAAATGATGGACCAAGACGAGTCACATGCGCCACCAGCCTCAGTACCCAGCCTTTTGCAATATCTCCATCCGAGCAACCAGCTGCCGTTACCGGCCAATATGCCACAAGAAATGCTCGACGAAGCCCTCAACATACTACTCCAACATCCCCTGTCAGCTGACGAGCTATCActcgatgaagatgaggagcagATGTTGCTGGATCCTTTCCCTCCGCCTCACATGAGTAATCCAAACCCAAGCATATTGGGGTCTGAAAACTACGGCCTGGTCGACTTTCTACGTTCTTGGGCATATGGAAACGTTCCGCTAATGTCCTTGAGGTTACCCCGGCCGGGCATCCGCAGGGTCTTGAAGCAGGCTAACAGCGGAGTGGAGCGTGTACATTACAGAGATCTGCGCGCCAATGGTTGTGATCTGCAAGGGTTAGACTGGGACAGCATGAACACGGCCCGCCACTACGCCAGAGAAATTCGTCGTCAAACTTATAGGAACTATGTGAACAGGCCTGGCTCTGATATCTAC ATGGAATCAAACGATACAATTCCTTCAACTGAGAATTTCTTCCGATTTCACAGGATGGACGTTCGACGAGATATTAGTCTTGCCCATTTCCAGCTCCGAAGCGTTCTTGCCTGTCCCACTCGGACACAAGCATTTTACCCAAGCGTCCATGGCATAAACGTGATGAATACGGCGACGAAAAGGACCACATTGGCCATGGATCTACGCGCATTCTCTGGTATGACGGGTCCAGCAATCTCAACTCTCGACGCCGGCTGCGGCCTGTTGATGAGTGGTACTTTTGGTGGCGATTACTTCCTGCAGTCGCTGAGCTCTGAAGACAGGCGGAGCTACTCCGAGGGGCAAATATCTACTAACATTAGTGGTATCACCAACCACATAAAGATATATAAGCCGAGGAGGTCCGATAGCCCTGCTGCCGCTATCGCAAGCAATGACAATCGTTTCCGCCTCATGGACCTTCGGACAGAAAAATTCACCTCTACATTTACATATCCATTTGCCCTAAACTGCTCAGCCATATCGCCAGATGGCCGACTAAGGGTCGTTGTAGGTGATGACCTGAATGTTCTGATCACCAATGCGGAAACGGGAGAAGTCCTACAGCAGCTGAATGGACACCGTGATTACGGGTTTGCCTGCGACTGGTCGGATAATGGCTATACAGTTGCCACCGGATTCCAAGATAAGACCGTCAAGATCTGGGACGCTCGACGTTGGCACAATTCAAGTGGCATAAGCTCACCGGTCCACACAATAAGTACCGAGATGGCCGGTGTCCGAAACCTGCGCTTTTCGCCAACGGGATGCGGCAAGCCAatccttgctgctgccgaaGAGGCTGATTATATTCATCTGATTGATGCAAGCACTTTTAGCTCTAAGCAGACCATTGACATTTTTGGTGAGATTGGCGGCGTGGCATTTACCAACGATGGTCAGGATTTCAAGGTTCTCTGCTGCGACGCTCACCGTGGCGGTCTGCTGCAATTCGAGCGATGTAGCTACGGAGTTGATGAGCCCGTCTCAGGAGGACGGCAGCGACCTCTCCCAGATGATGAATTCTCGGCTACTTGGAACGATTCTCAACATCGCCGACCACCACCACTCATGGATGGTCcaagtatattttaa